cttcatatatttttgttatattcttAACCCGTTtatattaaaaccaaaaaaaaaaaaaaaaaaacaacaacaacaacaatagtgAATAGacactcaaattttattgcCTCCCCCAAATCAAGTAATGCCAAAACTTTATTCCTCCCTTCACTGTTCAATTAAACCACCTATAGACACCTCTTTTTGTacccatttaataaattttagtcaTCAGTCCAAATGATGAGTTTTACATGTctacaaaaattaattgaaattattttgatagtttagaAGTAATCACAAATCAAAAGTGCTCAAATTACTTTGAAAACAATGCTAAAAAATGACCTTTACTCACTAttttgaccataacttttgatccacaacgaaatttttagtgatgtttgtttcattggaaagtagacaCCATGGAATTCAATCTGAACTTAAATTTTACCTAATTTGGATTTATATTGAGTAAGTTATGACCGTTTGAATTTAGGCCAACTGAGCAaacaaaattagggttttttaagGAGCATGTGTACGCATGAATCAAGTATGCACACGCATGCCCAACCATGTGTACACAAACTCATTTCCAAAACCTCATAACATCAATTTTTAAGGCCCAAAGCCTCTCTCTTTGATGAGCCCGGCCCCTAGACCCTTGGGAACGTCTAAAACCCTCTAAATGAGTTTAAAAACTCtagttttaatatataaatacaacctTATGCATCCAAACTCAAACGCTAGCTAGAGAGAGACTCTTTTTCACTAAAAATCATCCAAGAACACAGTCATCTCTGAATCTTCTGCACTCACAGACACCAAGCACATTTTTGGTTCTTCAAAACCTCTCTTTATTACTCATTAGGGCGGAAACTATTGATCTCATTCTAAGACACGTTTTTTAAACATTCTTTCTAAagcttttattttgagttgtgattacctaTAAACTATTGAATCCTTTGATTCCCTCGATTATCATTGAATCTTGTTGTGTAGGTACTAAGGGGCCGATTAAATATCAACCAAGTTGTGTTCCATAAGTAAGGTGAGTCTCTCTTCATGGCTCTTccttaatttggatttttataacttgtattcttgttgttcttaattgatttatatgttATACATGTTTAGAAATATGATTTGATTtctttggttttgatttgttgtgtTTCACCATATTTTGATTGGAGAGTTGAATGATTGGATATATTGATAAGCATGTTTTGATGTGTTAAGTGTTACTCTTGTTTTTTGTTAGATCCAATGAATGTTTagtgatagattttattttgtttatctttaATATCTTTGTTGTTAACTTaggttgtttagttttgtatTAGAAGTACGCTAGGGTTTGttaaattgttgttttgttgttaTTCTGAAACAGTGTTTTTTGGCGTGTATGCATGTGCGTGCTTCATAAACCAAACATCGTACTATTACATTACGATAATGTGCATCACATTAAGGTCACATTAAAAACATAACACTGTCAAGCCTTGCCTTATTCAGACTGTTTGGCATCTTACTCACAACTTTCATCTACACCTACTGTCCACCCACCTAAAATATACAAACCAAATTgacaaataaaaacaagagtAATTCTACGGATATAAACAATTTGACAATCATTTTTACACCAGATGAGTTGGCAAGTTTTTACTGATTCTCATCTAAGTCCACCATCACTTTTTACTACCACAAACAATCTGCCATAACAAtaagtgtcaaattttttgaatctctAGACTTTAAGTAAAAATCTAAATAGaactaatatttatttttgcctTCATATTAGATATTGGATCATAAGCATTATACTTTGGAGATCATTTGGTTCAAAGTGATGTGCTTATGATATGCCATTAATATGATGCACATTACCTTAATGTCACGTACTCACATTAAAGTGTTTGCCATAAGTAACGTAAGATCACCTCCATTTATAAAAGTGATGTAATGAagatgatataatatattttgtaaatataaattacagtaatattaaaaaaattaaatgaaccaaacaccaTAATGTGACATTAAAGTAACGTGCATAACATCAAAAGTTTTGATAAATACTAAAGCAAGTTTCATCATTtgttttaaactattttatgaTGTATTATAatctttactttttaatataaaaaagttgGTCTTTCCCGATGTACATTCTGACATgtaccttaaaatttttttttattcatttacatTTACCATCAATTTTCTTATtcaattttgattatatattgaaatattttctttagttgCCAGAAAAGCTTcaataaaattgtgtataaatatTATTGGGAAGGAAATTTTCAGGAGAGAGAAGGCTATATTATTCTTCTAGTCAACTTGAAAAGAATGTGGCTTCACTGCAATTCATATCAGCTTCAGATGAAAGTTGCAATCTTGCTTTCTTCAAATGCAAATTTAAAGAATccaacatcatatatataagcCTGCCTTCAGGATGATCTCTATGTTCAACTGTAAATATATGAGTCTTCCCTTTTACTTGAACGAGGCTTTGTCCAGGAGATTTTCTCACTTTGTTAGATTTCATCATTGTTCTTATTGCCGCAACCCCATCCCACCTTCCTTTTGATGCATATATGTTAGCCATCTCCGCATATGGAACCGCCACCTGGGGCTCCAATTCAAAGAGACGATGTGACACATATTCACCAATCTCTACATTACGGTGAACCTTGCAAGCACCAAGCAATGCACCCCATATGCCCGCATCAGGCTTGATAGGCATGAGGTGAATGTACTCCAGTGCTTCCTTTAGGTTTCCTCTTCGTCCAAGAAGATCTACCATACAGGAATAATGGTCTACTCCAggatttatattatattttctagtcATCATACCAAAGTACTCCCACCCTTTCTCAAGCAAACCTCCATGACTACAAGCTTGAAGAGCAGCAAGAAATGTAATGTGATTTGGTTTCAATCCCAACTCCACCATTTGAGAGAAAAGGTTCAAAGCTTCTGTAAATTCTCCATTTAAAGCACAACCTGCAATCATAGTTGTCCAAGAGACAAGACTTCTCACAGGAATGGCATAGAAGAGATCTCGAGCATCATTTATACAACCACACTTTGCATACATGTCAATGAATGCATTGCAAATGATTAGATTATCTTTTAATCCATTTGAAATAGAATAGTTATCAATCCATTTTCCAAGCTCAAGTGCCCCTATTTGTCCACAACCTGAGATCAAAGAAAGCATGGTAACTAAATCTGGTATATCACCAGCGGCTTCCATGGCATTAAACAAGGTCAATGCCTCATTCATATCCCCTTTTTCAGCATAACCACTAATCATAACAGTCCATGAAACACAAGTTCTATCAGACATGCTGTCAAACAAAAATCTTGCAGAATCGACATCTCCACACTTGGAGTACATAGAGACAAGAGTATTGACCACACATATATAGAGATCACAACCCAATTTGATTCCATGAGAATGAATCAGCATACCTTGAAATAGTGCCTCCGGTTGCACACATGATGAAAGTAGACTAACAATGGTGCTTAAATCAGGTCTAAATCCTTCATGCAGCATGCATTTGTAATAATTAACAGCGCCAACGAAATTCGCAAAATTTGCACACCCTGCAATCATGGAGTTCCAGGAGACAACAGTCCTTGTAACTATGTCAATTTCATTAAATACCACCTCTGCCAACCCCAAGTCACCGCATTTGGCATACGCAGCAATCCAAGTGTTAGCAAGCAGAACATCAACATCTATGCCAATTTGAATTGCAAACGAATGAAGTGATTTCACCAATTTCAAACTCTTTGTATGCAAAACTGCCCGAGTTAACCCCATGACTGTAACCGAGTCAGGCTGAATCCCTGAAAACCTCATATCATGCAAAAGATGTGACACTCTATCAAGAAAACCCGATTGAGCAAACCCATGAAGTATTGCATTCCAAGAAGCCACATCCCTCATGGACATCCTCACAAACAAATTGTACGCATCATCTAACTGATTGCATTTGACATACATGTCAACCATTGCTGTCTGCACAAAGACATCGGACCAAAATGGAGATTTCATGACATGGCTGTGAATGATTTGGGAACATTTGAAATTGGAGACCTTGGTACACGCTTTTGCTAGAAAGGGGAATGTCCAATTGTTTGGTTCCACGCCATTTTGCTTCATTTGACGGAAGAGAGTGAGGGCTTTGTGAGCATAACCATGGTTCACAGCTTCTCTGATGCTGGAGTTCCATTGACTGATGGTTGAGAAATTCAAAAACTGGTTGAGAAAGGGAGTAACAGGATGTTTGACCATTTCTCATTGTTTTGGTGGTGCAGAAAGATTAATGTGGAACACAACTGTGATGATGCACTTTCTCTTGGACCCTGCTTACAGCCATATAATGATAGAATTAAAATGAATTCACATAGATAGAATTCCAATTAAAAGATTTGCAACTTCAATTCACCTGCTTGAAATAAATAGGaaatcaacaaaattcaaatcaattaaTTACATTTCAACATCAATGCTAACTTTATAAATATACCTTCTGATACTGAAATCAATATAGGTTTTTACAACATACTAATTTTGAAATActataatttcattaaaaaaaaaaggtctgtttgtgttactttatttatttatttattttttttttttgggaaggggTGGGGGGGGTGGTTTATAGGTGCCCTAGTACTTGTACACAgcctattttttaaaacaaaagaatatcTTCTTTGGAAGCCTAAGGTTAAGGCAAAGCCCAAGAACAGGTATCTGTAGTAGTAAATTAGGCTTTTCTATTTCATCTTATGTTTTATTTGGTTATTCTAGAGACaagtatttttgtaattctgtAAATGTGTTGGGTATGGGCCATAGTTGTGGGCcttggattttattgtattcaaaaGTCTTATTTAGTTTATGAGACTTTATGTGTGGCCTTTGGCATGATTCAATTAAGGTAGTAGTCCTAATTTTATTAGAAGTTAAGAGTTACCATCTACATAAGTGTGTTATTACAGTCAAGCAAGGAGtgaatcaataaaatttgagtgTTTTTTAGTATTGACGCAtgtaacctctctctctctaatgtaAAACCTGGACAcacaaccaccccccccccaaaaaccTTAACCCACCACAAGCACATACAGACAACTCCCCAATTTGTTCTACATCAATTTGATACTAGATCCAAAATCATACTACAAGTTCTctgctgaaatttttttcccaccaACTACTCAACAAATTTCTCATCCAAGATAATAGTAACTCAAAGAATTGGATTCCAGAATTAAGCCTTTTGCTAAGACTATTAAGCTACAAAGAAGTCTTTGAATAAGTTGAACAAGAAGGTGAATTCAATAAAATACTCAAAGAATTATCCACTATGAAACAAAGTTTGGATAGGCTGTCAGCCATTGTTCTCGATAAAATTTCTGTTGAAACCACCATTGATCAAGACCctaaatcattaaaataatgttCAGGTTCTGCCCATATGTTTCCCTCAAGCTCAATGtctttttcttccttaaatTCCTATGGACAAAGCACTAGCCAGGTGCCCCCACAGTAAACAAAATCCAATGTTGGGTTCACACATTAAGATGCTGGCTTTATGAAAAGAATCAGCCTTATCATCCACCATTACTCTGGTCTCAAGAAGAAGATTGGTTGATATGGATAGGGATATTAAATTAGAAGttagtgatatatatattttccattaGAACAACTGGTGAACTTtgtcacaagtcacaacactCTACGATGCATAATCAGTGACTGGAAGATAGACTGGTGTGAAAACTGTGACCCAAGAGGACCCAGAGTATTTGGATCCCCAAAAGTGAATCTCATGGTGAATATTTAACTATGGATACACTCCCTTCACTGAGGGACTTATCTTGGAGTGACCACTTACTTTtacaaatgataaaatttaagaaaaattcttaaaaactATATTAATCCACAAAAATCACAAAGATAGCTATCAAAGTTTAGCGACATCACATGAAGCTAGAACAAGGACGCTGATAATACGCCTCATCTCATCCAACCCAAAATCTTCTTCTCTCATTATCTGTAGACTTAACAAGGACAACATTTAGACATCAATT
This genomic stretch from Quercus lobata isolate SW786 chromosome 3, ValleyOak3.0 Primary Assembly, whole genome shotgun sequence harbors:
- the LOC115978801 gene encoding pentatricopeptide repeat-containing protein At4g19191, mitochondrial-like; this translates as MVKHPVTPFLNQFLNFSTISQWNSSIREAVNHGYAHKALTLFRQMKQNGVEPNNWTFPFLAKACTKVSNFKCSQIIHSHVMKSPFWSDVFVQTAMVDMYVKCNQLDDAYNLFVRMSMRDVASWNAILHGFAQSGFLDRVSHLLHDMRFSGIQPDSVTVMGLTRAVLHTKSLKLVKSLHSFAIQIGIDVDVLLANTWIAAYAKCGDLGLAEVVFNEIDIVTRTVVSWNSMIAGCANFANFVGAVNYYKCMLHEGFRPDLSTIVSLLSSCVQPEALFQGMLIHSHGIKLGCDLYICVVNTLVSMYSKCGDVDSARFLFDSMSDRTCVSWTVMISGYAEKGDMNEALTLFNAMEAAGDIPDLVTMLSLISGCGQIGALELGKWIDNYSISNGLKDNLIICNAFIDMYAKCGCINDARDLFYAIPVRSLVSWTTMIAGCALNGEFTEALNLFSQMVELGLKPNHITFLAALQACSHGGLLEKGWEYFGMMTRKYNINPGVDHYSCMVDLLGRRGNLKEALEYIHLMPIKPDAGIWGALLGACKVHRNVEIGEYVSHRLFELEPQVAVPYAEMANIYASKGRWDGVAAIRTMMKSNKVRKSPGQSLVQVKGKTHIFTVEHRDHPEGRLIYMMLDSLNLHLKKARLQLSSEADMNCSEATFFSS